A section of the Leptospira kobayashii genome encodes:
- a CDS encoding Tll0287-like domain-containing protein — translation MIIRFLLILSFLIFVNCSKENQEDRKGQALELMSKMQKELLTNLTESIKNQGLVASISHCSRISPKLENEISGTNWKIKRISEKNRNPNHSPDEIQLSVLKHWEEKIQNKFAPDTFIYNNEERFFVMKPILIAPNCLGCHGIEKEILPEVKKEILKIYPNDKAFGYKVGDLRGAFIAEYFQTK, via the coding sequence ATGATCATTCGGTTCCTTCTCATCCTTTCTTTTCTGATCTTTGTTAATTGTTCAAAAGAAAACCAGGAAGACAGAAAAGGACAGGCTTTAGAGCTGATGAGCAAAATGCAAAAGGAGCTTTTGACTAATCTTACGGAATCCATTAAAAACCAAGGTCTGGTTGCTTCAATCTCTCATTGTTCCCGAATATCTCCTAAGTTGGAAAATGAAATCTCCGGAACAAATTGGAAGATCAAAAGGATTTCCGAAAAAAACCGAAATCCGAATCACAGCCCGGATGAAATTCAATTGTCCGTCCTAAAACATTGGGAGGAGAAAATTCAAAACAAATTCGCTCCCGATACTTTCATTTACAACAATGAAGAGAGATTCTTCGTGATGAAACCCATTTTGATTGCGCCCAATTGTTTGGGTTGCCATGGAATAGAAAAAGAAATTTTGCCGGAAGTGAAAAAGGAAATTTTAAAAATCTATCCGAACGACAAAGCATTCGGTTATAAAGTAGGCGACTTGCGAGGAGCCTTTATCGCTGAATATTTCCAAACAAAATAA
- a CDS encoding class I SAM-dependent RNA methyltransferase, protein MKKIRLKLEKWAHGGYTLSHHEGHPVFVTGGIPGEEVELVIEKDGKKEWFGRVLEVHEFSPQRIKIDCEAFGECGGCSYRHISYEKELELKLSLLKELFPDFKKQISLISGPSSHYRNNVQWQIVDGKPGFYERFSHDLVESSAKECLNLDSKLQWKALSNEIKKPKQSLNPKFHKSKSDSIQARISLDKVVPYEKENTLFLIKGKTIYAPPNGFFQINQFLIEPWIDKIGSWLSTSEKVLELFCGSGSIGICLNDKIESLMGYESHPKSIQFAKKNASKNGIDHYLYEVKDLYTQKIDPAPKGYPTWIVNPPRAGLNPLLLEQVEKYKPKKLIYSSCNASTLRRDAMGLEKIGYEIKEIVLVDFFPRTAHYEVLILFGNIQR, encoded by the coding sequence ATGAAAAAGATTCGATTAAAATTAGAAAAATGGGCTCACGGTGGCTATACTCTGTCTCATCACGAAGGTCATCCTGTTTTTGTAACGGGAGGAATTCCCGGCGAAGAAGTGGAATTGGTGATTGAAAAGGATGGGAAAAAGGAATGGTTCGGTCGTGTTCTGGAAGTTCATGAATTTTCTCCCCAAAGAATCAAGATCGATTGCGAAGCGTTTGGTGAATGCGGCGGATGTTCTTACCGCCATATTTCTTATGAAAAAGAGTTAGAACTCAAACTTTCTCTTCTAAAGGAATTATTTCCAGATTTTAAAAAACAAATCTCTCTGATCTCGGGCCCTTCTTCACATTACAGAAATAATGTGCAATGGCAGATTGTGGATGGCAAACCCGGTTTTTACGAAAGATTTTCCCATGATTTAGTGGAATCTTCAGCAAAAGAATGTTTGAATTTGGACTCGAAACTCCAGTGGAAAGCTCTCTCGAACGAAATCAAAAAACCGAAACAAAGTTTAAATCCAAAATTTCACAAATCCAAATCGGATAGTATTCAAGCACGCATATCTCTGGATAAAGTTGTTCCTTACGAGAAAGAGAATACTTTGTTTCTCATCAAAGGGAAAACCATTTATGCACCGCCTAACGGTTTTTTTCAAATCAATCAATTTCTAATTGAGCCATGGATCGATAAAATCGGTTCTTGGTTATCGACTTCGGAGAAAGTATTGGAGCTTTTTTGCGGGTCAGGTTCTATCGGGATTTGTTTGAATGATAAAATCGAATCTCTTATGGGTTACGAAAGCCATCCTAAGAGCATTCAATTTGCAAAGAAGAATGCTTCCAAAAACGGAATAGATCATTACTTATATGAAGTGAAAGATCTATACACTCAAAAAATAGATCCGGCACCGAAAGGATATCCTACTTGGATTGTAAATCCTCCTCGTGCAGGATTGAATCCTTTGCTTTTGGAACAAGTGGAAAAGTACAAACCGAAAAAACTGATTTATTCCAGTTGTAATGCGAGCACTCTAAGGAGAGATGCGATGGGATTGGAAAAGATTGGTTATGAAATCAAAGAAATCGTTTTAGTGGACTTTTTTCCTAGAACAGCACATTATGAAGTGCTTATTTTGTTTGGAAATATTCAGCGATAA
- a CDS encoding nucleoside deaminase, producing MGARVFFDSFLHRWFEIRKNFPNEIPSFTQIYSETNNEVISESFNHVESERNATLHSEIIAIEAAVKKLNEKYLTDAVLITALEPCLQCAGAILRVKLPKVYYLLPAKPGEGISSYSTESIYLLNHFPTIRLIENSAIKNEFREFFKEKR from the coding sequence TTGGGCGCACGAGTTTTTTTCGATTCGTTTTTGCATCGCTGGTTTGAAATCAGAAAAAACTTCCCGAACGAAATACCTTCCTTCACACAAATCTATTCCGAAACAAACAACGAAGTTATCTCCGAGTCTTTCAATCATGTAGAATCGGAAAGAAATGCTACCCTTCATAGCGAAATCATCGCGATCGAAGCCGCAGTCAAAAAGCTAAACGAGAAATATCTAACTGATGCCGTCTTGATCACTGCTCTGGAACCTTGTTTGCAATGTGCCGGAGCTATACTCCGTGTTAAATTACCGAAAGTATATTACCTTCTACCTGCAAAACCGGGTGAAGGAATCTCTTCTTACTCGACAGAATCCATTTATCTGCTGAATCATTTCCCGACCATCCGGTTGATTGAAAATTCTGCGATAAAAAATGAATTTCGGGAATTTTTCAAAGAGAAAAGGTAG
- the dnaX gene encoding DNA polymerase III subunit gamma/tau gives MNENHQVLFRKYRPQFFKDVIYQDLAVGSLQNAFKTKKIGHAYIFIGPRGVGKTTIARILAKRLNCENPDGVEPCNKCLSCMEITKGNSNDVMEIDAASNSGVDNIRDLRENVKFNAMGGRYRVYILDEVHMLSSAAFNALLKTLEEPPPHVVFILATTEYHKIPETILSRCQDFHFRKVPVAVLQQYVETLCVKENFKFDSEGLFWIAKKGDGSVRDTLSFMEQAVVFTDGNLTGAKLRKMIGYHGIDTFIELLEDILDPARSAKIFEKLETFFQEGMDLIKFTWDFLEFLNSLLLIKDNLADRESLNIPVEDLQKLKLQFRELDREVLILLAENLFLIHEKMNQMKLRSSYEVKVYLEIQFRKLILEREKPSVSGLLAKLSDLTKQIQSDIGNLSEAGDKETEVKKPVIPEAKRPTAQIPTNVNKPTATTSAALDEKPSPPRQETPKETVTSSTPDTETKPKSSADPNEMEKLLKEKFAGMEVDPGQFKNL, from the coding sequence ATGAACGAAAACCACCAAGTCCTATTCCGCAAATATCGCCCTCAGTTCTTTAAAGACGTAATTTACCAAGACCTGGCTGTAGGGTCCCTTCAAAACGCATTCAAGACTAAAAAAATCGGTCATGCCTATATCTTTATCGGACCTCGTGGGGTCGGAAAGACCACAATCGCTCGCATTCTTGCCAAACGTTTGAATTGCGAAAATCCGGACGGAGTTGAACCATGTAACAAATGTTTATCTTGCATGGAGATTACAAAAGGGAATTCCAACGATGTAATGGAAATTGATGCCGCTTCCAACAGCGGTGTGGATAATATTCGCGACTTGCGTGAAAATGTGAAATTCAACGCAATGGGCGGAAGATATAGAGTTTATATTTTAGATGAGGTTCATATGCTCAGCAGTGCCGCATTCAATGCACTTCTGAAAACTTTGGAAGAACCTCCTCCTCATGTGGTCTTTATCCTAGCTACAACGGAATATCACAAAATCCCGGAAACCATTCTCTCCCGTTGCCAGGATTTTCATTTTAGAAAAGTACCTGTTGCCGTACTCCAACAGTATGTAGAAACACTTTGTGTTAAGGAAAATTTCAAATTCGACTCCGAAGGTCTTTTCTGGATTGCTAAGAAAGGAGACGGTTCCGTTAGAGATACTCTTTCCTTTATGGAACAAGCAGTTGTTTTCACCGATGGCAATCTAACAGGTGCAAAACTAAGAAAGATGATCGGTTATCATGGAATTGATACTTTCATCGAACTTTTAGAGGATATTTTAGATCCCGCTCGTTCCGCTAAAATTTTTGAAAAGTTGGAGACATTCTTTCAAGAAGGAATGGATCTGATCAAATTCACTTGGGACTTTCTCGAATTTTTAAATTCTCTTTTACTCATAAAAGACAATCTTGCGGATCGGGAGTCTTTGAATATTCCCGTGGAAGATTTGCAAAAACTTAAGCTTCAATTCAGGGAATTGGATCGTGAAGTTCTGATCTTACTCGCTGAAAATCTATTTCTCATTCATGAAAAAATGAATCAGATGAAACTTCGTAGCTCTTACGAAGTGAAAGTTTATCTCGAGATTCAATTTAGAAAATTAATCCTCGAAAGGGAAAAGCCGTCTGTTTCGGGACTGCTTGCAAAACTATCGGATCTAACGAAACAGATCCAATCCGATATCGGAAACCTTTCGGAAGCCGGAGATAAAGAAACAGAAGTAAAAAAACCTGTCATTCCCGAAGCCAAAAGACCAACCGCTCAGATTCCAACGAATGTAAACAAACCTACTGCAACTACTTCGGCAGCTCTCGATGAAAAACCTTCACCTCCCAGACAGGAAACTCCGAAGGAAACTGTGACAAGTTCTACACCGGATACGGAAACAAAACCGAAATCTTCTGCTGACCCGAATGAAATGGAAAAATTACTCAAAGAAAAATTTGCCGGTATGGAAGTCGATCCCGGCCAATTTAAAAATTTATAG
- a CDS encoding YbaB/EbfC family nucleoid-associated protein has product MGIFDQVKQMKEAFSQLGNMQEKQAELQKRLSGIRVTASAGAGMVEITATADGIITDLKINPIMFNADDAKMLEDLIISATNEVLRKSKDVMAHEVKNVLGFNPKDIEAMMNQMNPPGGNPSV; this is encoded by the coding sequence ATGGGAATATTTGATCAAGTCAAACAAATGAAAGAAGCATTTTCTCAATTGGGAAATATGCAAGAGAAACAAGCTGAATTGCAAAAACGTTTGTCCGGAATCCGCGTCACTGCCTCAGCAGGAGCCGGTATGGTGGAAATCACCGCGACTGCCGACGGAATCATCACTGATTTGAAGATCAATCCCATCATGTTCAATGCAGACGATGCAAAGATGTTGGAAGACCTAATTATCTCCGCCACTAACGAAGTGCTTCGCAAATCGAAGGATGTGATGGCTCATGAAGTAAAAAATGTTTTGGGTTTCAATCCAAAAGATATTGAAGCAATGATGAATCAGATGAATCCACCCGGAGGAAATCCTTCTGTCTGA
- the recR gene encoding recombination mediator RecR: MSENQFQKLVSSFSILPGIGKKSATRIGFHVLRMEDSTFQSWLNGLKEARERLHFCQICGGLTEETICDICDSPKRDKAILCVVEQPEDIFFIENTKEFFGTYHVLNGSISPLDGIGPDQLRIRPLMERLEESAIKEVLVATNPTLEGDATASYLSHLIKERDIKVTRIAHGITIGGTIEYSDQYTLGKAIKSRLTL; this comes from the coding sequence CTGTCTGAAAATCAATTCCAGAAACTAGTTTCTTCCTTTTCCATCTTACCCGGGATCGGAAAAAAAAGTGCCACCCGTATCGGATTTCACGTCCTTCGGATGGAAGACTCCACATTCCAGTCCTGGTTGAACGGATTAAAGGAAGCGCGGGAAAGATTGCATTTTTGCCAAATCTGCGGTGGTTTAACGGAAGAAACAATTTGCGATATCTGCGATTCACCTAAGAGAGACAAGGCGATTCTATGTGTTGTAGAGCAGCCCGAAGATATTTTTTTCATAGAAAATACAAAGGAATTTTTCGGAACATACCATGTTCTGAACGGTTCCATTTCCCCTTTGGATGGAATCGGTCCGGATCAACTCAGAATCAGACCTCTTATGGAAAGACTGGAAGAATCTGCAATCAAAGAAGTCCTGGTCGCCACCAACCCTACGTTAGAGGGAGATGCGACCGCTTCCTATTTATCGCATTTGATCAAAGAAAGAGATATCAAAGTAACTAGAATTGCTCATGGGATCACAATCGGTGGAACGATCGAATATTCGGACCAATACACTCTTGGAAAAGCGATCAAGTCCAGATTGACTCTTTAA
- a CDS encoding OmpA family protein — MLKSTFLVFVFCFAGVSIFSQNKENSPIIVEPIKGKINTNFQEFAPTLTPDAKTLYFYSKRSNTSYTDIFKSNLEKDGQWSFPEEVDELNSEFDDQSPFISRDGKTLLLSSNRDGAVEVELPTGKVGISRDIYISQWQGKEWSNPQALPSSINTEEIEENPHLLGDSLLFTRYPFGQPDKAKIYISKRKGNSWAKPTPLPDPINDSNSTIAAAWNDEGTILFFASNRAGGFGGYDLYMIKHDSGKFSDLENLGEGINSEADEAYIVYQQVKKTFVFCRRVENRSFDIYTASIPKKENVIEEMLVEKKRISLDNIYFERASAKLKNESTPPLDSIVDYLHENKSVRMKIIGHTDVTGTFEDNMVLSKDRAKSVKDYLISKGVDAKRLETDGKGPTEPLINKSDEESSRKNRRTEFVLIEN; from the coding sequence ATGTTGAAATCAACTTTCTTGGTATTCGTATTCTGTTTTGCAGGCGTATCGATTTTTTCGCAAAACAAAGAAAACTCTCCCATCATAGTAGAACCTATCAAAGGTAAAATCAATACCAACTTCCAAGAGTTTGCACCTACTCTTACGCCTGATGCTAAGACTTTGTATTTTTATTCCAAAAGAAGTAATACGAGTTATACGGATATATTCAAAAGCAATTTGGAAAAAGACGGTCAGTGGTCTTTTCCTGAAGAAGTGGATGAGCTCAATTCTGAATTTGACGACCAAAGTCCTTTTATCTCAAGGGATGGAAAAACGTTGCTACTTTCTTCCAACCGGGATGGAGCAGTTGAGGTAGAACTTCCGACAGGGAAAGTAGGGATATCCAGGGATATTTACATTTCCCAATGGCAGGGAAAAGAATGGAGTAATCCGCAAGCACTACCCTCTTCGATCAATACCGAGGAAATTGAAGAAAATCCACACCTGTTAGGTGATAGTTTATTGTTTACCAGATATCCTTTCGGACAGCCGGATAAGGCAAAGATTTATATCTCCAAGCGAAAAGGAAATTCCTGGGCCAAGCCCACTCCTCTGCCCGATCCCATTAATGATTCGAATTCAACAATCGCAGCCGCATGGAATGATGAAGGAACGATTCTGTTTTTTGCTTCCAATCGCGCAGGAGGATTCGGAGGATACGATCTTTATATGATAAAACATGATTCAGGTAAATTTTCCGATCTGGAAAATTTGGGAGAAGGGATCAACTCGGAAGCGGATGAAGCCTATATTGTTTATCAACAGGTAAAGAAGACTTTTGTATTTTGTAGAAGGGTGGAAAACAGATCCTTTGATATTTATACGGCATCCATCCCTAAAAAAGAAAACGTCATTGAAGAAATGTTAGTGGAAAAGAAACGGATTTCTTTGGATAATATCTACTTTGAAAGAGCTTCTGCAAAATTAAAAAACGAGTCCACGCCTCCTCTGGATTCGATCGTCGATTATCTTCACGAAAACAAATCCGTTCGTATGAAGATCATCGGTCATACCGATGTCACCGGCACGTTCGAAGACAATATGGTTCTTTCCAAAGATAGGGCAAAATCCGTGAAAGATTATCTGATTTCCAAAGGTGTGGATGCGAAACGTTTGGAAACGGATGGGAAGGGACCGACCGAACCGCTCATCAACAAGTCTGACGAAGAATCTTCCCGTAAAAACCGCAGAACGGAATTTGTATTGATAGAGAATTAA